A window of Blastomonas sp. SL216 contains these coding sequences:
- a CDS encoding riboflavin synthase: MFTGIITDIGTIDHVEQRGDLHARIRCSYDMGTVAIGASIACSGACLTVTTKGEGWFTVDISAETVSKTAGNRWEQGKRLNLERALKIGDELGGHIVTGHVDGVGTVAAREAEGDSIRFTISAPAALAPYIAAKGSITVDGVSLTVNSHADQGDGSVHFGLNIIPHTWEMTTLGDLQPGDPVNLEIDVLARYLMRMNEAKSLSM, from the coding sequence ATGTTCACTGGCATCATCACCGATATCGGCACCATCGACCATGTCGAGCAGCGCGGCGACCTGCATGCGCGCATCCGTTGCAGCTATGACATGGGCACCGTGGCCATCGGCGCGTCGATCGCCTGTTCGGGCGCGTGCCTGACCGTGACCACCAAGGGCGAGGGCTGGTTCACCGTCGACATTTCCGCCGAAACCGTGAGCAAGACTGCGGGCAACCGCTGGGAACAGGGCAAGCGGCTGAACCTGGAACGCGCGCTGAAGATCGGCGACGAGCTGGGCGGGCATATCGTCACCGGCCATGTCGATGGCGTCGGCACCGTCGCTGCGCGCGAAGCCGAGGGCGATTCGATCCGCTTCACCATTTCCGCGCCCGCCGCCCTTGCCCCCTATATCGCCGCCAAGGGATCGATCACCGTCGATGGCGTGTCGCTGACTGTCAACAGCCATGCCGATCAGGGCGATGGCAGCGTGCATTTCGGCCTCAACATCATCCCGCACACCTGGGAGATGACGACATTGGGCGATCTGCAGCCCGGCGATCCGGTCAATCTGGAGATCGACGTGCTGGCGCGCTATCTGATGCGGATGAACGAGGCAAAATCGCTTTCAATGTGA
- a CDS encoding SufD family Fe-S cluster assembly protein, whose translation MASIHTLPLPTRKDEAWRYADLDALARVWGDVPQGPERIVVPAGETLGRQIVLPVAMSGVSITDLEVVIEAGATFALHLLATDSDYGRMSVNVLLHEGAHFEMGGAILGHADQTLEIVTSVNHAHPNATSNQVVRSVLAGRATGSFLGKVAVARHAQKTDASQSVKAMLLDRTATANAKPELEIYADDVKCAHGATVGELDKQALFYMAARGLPPSIARKLMLQAFIADAFVSLQDDVAREAIETRALAALEGLA comes from the coding sequence ATGGCGTCGATCCACACCCTTCCGCTCCCCACCCGCAAGGACGAGGCCTGGCGCTATGCCGATCTCGATGCGCTCGCGCGCGTCTGGGGCGATGTACCGCAGGGCCCCGAGCGGATCGTGGTGCCTGCCGGTGAAACGCTTGGCCGACAGATCGTGCTGCCGGTGGCGATGTCGGGCGTGTCGATCACCGATCTGGAGGTGGTGATCGAAGCGGGCGCGACCTTCGCGCTGCACCTGCTCGCCACCGATAGTGATTACGGCCGGATGAGCGTCAATGTGCTGCTGCACGAAGGTGCGCATTTCGAGATGGGCGGCGCGATCCTGGGCCATGCCGACCAGACGCTTGAGATCGTCACCAGCGTCAACCATGCGCACCCCAATGCCACCAGCAACCAGGTCGTGCGCAGCGTGCTGGCAGGCCGGGCGACCGGATCGTTCCTCGGCAAGGTCGCGGTCGCGCGGCATGCGCAGAAGACCGATGCCTCGCAATCGGTGAAAGCGATGCTGCTCGACCGCACCGCAACCGCCAATGCCAAGCCCGAGCTGGAAATCTATGCCGATGACGTGAAATGCGCGCATGGCGCGACCGTGGGCGAACTCGACAAGCAGGCCCTGTTCTACATGGCCGCGCGCGGCCTTCCGCCGAGCATCGCGCGCAAGCTGATGCTGCAGGCGTTCATCGCCGATGCGTTCGTCTCGCTGCAAGACGATGTGGCGCGCGAGGCGATCGAGACGCGTGCGCTGGCTGCACTGGAAGGGCTGGCATGA
- the ribD gene encoding bifunctional diaminohydroxyphosphoribosylaminopyrimidine deaminase/5-amino-6-(5-phosphoribosylamino)uracil reductase RibD, producing the protein MIPAVRSDADWMRAAIALAGRGRALSSPNPSVGCVLVRQGRVTGRGWTARGGRPHGEAMALDQAGDSARGATAYVTLEPCAHDSARGPACADLLIAAGLARVVIGCQDPDPRTNGAGIARLRAAGITVETGVAEAEASASLAGFLTRQRLGRPFVTLKLATSLDGQIALSDGTSRWITGDAARAHVHVERAQHDAILVGGGTLRADAPRLDVRLAGLEDRSPRRVLLSRMGDAPPGWTAIAAPEDIGSIEGADWLMVEGGAEVAAAFLARDMVDLLLLYRAPVLIGRGRAALGDIGLTDLAEAHGRWRLDDTRLLGKDRMESYQRVR; encoded by the coding sequence GTGATTCCAGCCGTCCGGTCCGATGCCGACTGGATGCGCGCCGCCATTGCGCTTGCGGGGCGCGGCCGGGCGCTGTCGAGCCCCAATCCCTCTGTCGGCTGCGTGCTGGTGCGTCAGGGCCGCGTCACCGGGCGCGGCTGGACGGCGCGCGGCGGTCGCCCGCATGGCGAGGCGATGGCGCTGGACCAGGCCGGGGATTCCGCACGCGGCGCGACGGCCTATGTCACGCTGGAACCCTGCGCGCATGACAGTGCACGCGGGCCCGCCTGTGCCGACCTGCTGATCGCCGCCGGGCTGGCGCGTGTCGTGATCGGATGCCAGGACCCGGACCCGCGCACCAATGGTGCCGGGATCGCCCGGCTGCGCGCTGCCGGGATCACCGTCGAAACCGGTGTCGCCGAGGCGGAGGCGAGCGCGAGCCTGGCAGGATTTCTCACCCGTCAGCGGCTTGGCCGGCCCTTCGTCACGCTCAAGCTTGCCACCTCGCTCGACGGGCAGATCGCGCTCTCCGATGGCACCAGCCGCTGGATTACCGGCGATGCCGCGCGCGCGCATGTGCATGTCGAGCGCGCGCAGCATGATGCGATCCTGGTCGGCGGCGGCACCCTGCGTGCCGATGCGCCCCGGCTGGACGTCCGGCTCGCGGGGCTGGAGGATCGCAGCCCCCGCCGCGTGCTGCTCAGCCGGATGGGCGATGCGCCGCCGGGCTGGACGGCGATTGCAGCGCCCGAGGATATCGGATCGATCGAGGGGGCCGACTGGCTGATGGTCGAAGGCGGGGCCGAGGTGGCCGCCGCGTTCCTGGCGCGCGACATGGTCGACCTGCTGCTACTGTACCGCGCACCCGTGCTGATCGGGCGCGGGCGCGCAGCGCTGGGCGATATCGGCCTGACCGATCTGGCCGAGGCGCATGGCCGCTGGCGGCTTGACGACACACGGCTGCTTGGCAAGGACCGGATGGAAAGCTACCAGCGGGTGCGCTGA
- a CDS encoding SufS family cysteine desulfurase, producing the protein MATLTAFRLLDRRADFPGLVTAQGEPWHYLDSAATAQKPRAVIDAIARAYGPDYATVHRGVYARSADMTIAYEAARRKAAAFIGGREDETVFVRGATEGINLVASSWGGANLKPGDRILLSQLEHHSNIVPWQLVAERTGAVIDVAPLTEDGRIDLDAVEAMLTPQHKMVALAHVSNVLGSVLDAKRAAALAHAVGALLLLDGCQAVPRIPVDVAALDCDFYVYSAHKLYGPTGIGVLWGRAALLDAMPPWQGGGAMIDRVTFARTTYAPPPQRFEAGTPHITGAVGLAAAIDYVEGIGVEAIHAHESALVAEAQDALAGINTIRVFGPKDSAGILSFEMQGVHPHDIGTILDEANVAIRAGHHCAQPLMDHLGVPATARASFGIYSNSDDVAALVRGLERVRRIFG; encoded by the coding sequence ATGGCCACGCTCACCGCGTTTCGCCTGCTCGACCGTCGCGCCGATTTCCCCGGCCTGGTCACCGCGCAGGGCGAGCCCTGGCATTATCTCGATTCCGCTGCCACCGCGCAGAAGCCGCGCGCTGTCATCGATGCCATCGCGCGTGCCTATGGCCCCGATTATGCGACCGTGCACCGAGGCGTCTATGCGCGTTCGGCGGACATGACGATCGCCTATGAGGCTGCACGCCGCAAGGCAGCGGCATTCATCGGCGGCCGCGAGGACGAAACCGTGTTCGTGCGCGGCGCGACCGAGGGGATCAATCTGGTCGCCTCCAGCTGGGGCGGGGCCAACCTGAAGCCCGGCGACCGCATCCTGCTCAGCCAGCTCGAGCATCACAGCAACATCGTGCCCTGGCAGCTGGTGGCAGAACGCACCGGTGCCGTCATCGATGTCGCTCCGCTGACCGAGGATGGCCGGATCGATCTGGATGCCGTCGAGGCGATGCTGACGCCGCAGCACAAGATGGTGGCGCTCGCCCATGTGTCGAACGTGCTGGGCAGCGTGCTCGATGCGAAGCGCGCGGCGGCGCTGGCGCATGCGGTCGGCGCGCTGCTGCTGCTCGACGGCTGCCAGGCGGTGCCGCGCATCCCTGTCGATGTCGCCGCGCTGGATTGCGATTTCTACGTCTACAGCGCGCACAAGCTCTACGGCCCGACCGGGATCGGCGTGCTCTGGGGTCGTGCCGCGCTGCTCGATGCCATGCCCCCCTGGCAGGGCGGCGGCGCGATGATCGACCGGGTGACGTTCGCGCGCACCACCTATGCCCCGCCGCCGCAGCGGTTCGAGGCGGGCACACCGCATATCACCGGCGCAGTCGGATTGGCGGCGGCGATCGATTATGTGGAAGGAATCGGGGTCGAGGCTATCCACGCGCATGAAAGCGCGCTGGTGGCCGAGGCGCAGGACGCGCTGGCGGGGATCAACACAATCCGCGTGTTCGGGCCGAAGGACAGCGCCGGCATCTTGTCGTTCGAGATGCAGGGGGTGCATCCGCATGACATCGGCACCATATTGGATGAGGCAAATGTCGCGATCCGCGCCGGTCATCACTGTGCGCAGCCGCTGATGGATCATTTGGGCGTGCCCGCGACGGCGCGCGCGAGCTTCGGTATTTACAGCAACAGCGATGATGTCGCCGCCCTGGTGCGGGGACTGGAACGGGTCCGCAGGATTTTCGGGTGA
- a CDS encoding DUF59 domain-containing protein — translation MEETGKIVIDEVEAVAKPPKARVQDVAEDSASAQPRRRDYLDGFLAEKPQGVAPGEPGGEVYEAVIDRLKGIYDPEIPVNIYDLGLIYGVEVNEGHAVITMTLTTPHCPVAESMPGEVEMQVCSVPGIADAEVNLVWDPPWDPGKMSDEARLEMGML, via the coding sequence ATGGAAGAGACAGGAAAGATCGTGATCGACGAGGTCGAGGCCGTGGCCAAGCCGCCCAAGGCGCGCGTGCAGGATGTGGCGGAGGACTCGGCGTCCGCTCAGCCGCGCCGCCGCGACTATCTCGACGGGTTTCTTGCCGAAAAGCCGCAGGGCGTAGCGCCGGGCGAGCCGGGCGGCGAGGTCTACGAGGCTGTGATCGATCGCCTGAAGGGCATCTACGATCCCGAAATTCCGGTGAACATCTATGATCTCGGCCTGATCTATGGCGTCGAGGTGAACGAGGGCCATGCCGTCATCACCATGACGCTGACGACGCCGCACTGCCCGGTGGCCGAGTCCATGCCGGGCGAGGTCGAGATGCAGGTCTGTTCGGTTCCCGGCATTGCCGATGCCGAGGTCAACCTGGTCTGGGACCCGCCCTGGGACCCGGGCAAGATGAGCGACGAAGCCCGGCTCGAAATGGGGATGCTTTGA
- the ribB gene encoding 3,4-dihydroxy-2-butanone-4-phosphate synthase has product MSAQLIERIVEIIETGQESRAGLARAAGLHANSLRKLGESDWNPTAETLGKLERYLSRDPAGVMATAEEIINEARNGRMYILVDDEDRENEGDLIIPAQMATPDAINFMAKYGRGLICLAMTKDRVEQLGLNLMSRNNGTRHETAFTVSIEARTGVTTGISAADRSRTVTVAIDPSKGPEEIVTPGHVFPLMARDGGVLVRAGHTEAAVDVSRLAGLNPSGVICEIMNDDGTMARLDDLIEFAHIHGMKIGTIRDLIAYRRRNDHLVERRAEARFTSRHGGEWKAIVFYNKAEKNEQIVLQKGHVDPDKPTLVRMHVLSPFSDIFGETGPRSGVLGKAMDLIGEEGAGLVVLLNRHGINSLSNAVRMKSGEAVPDMEELRDYGIGAQILTEMGVNEMELLTNSHHSLVALDGYGLSIVGERAIPLD; this is encoded by the coding sequence ATGTCAGCCCAGTTGATCGAACGCATCGTCGAAATCATCGAGACCGGCCAGGAAAGCCGCGCCGGCCTAGCCCGCGCCGCCGGGCTTCACGCCAATTCCCTGCGCAAGCTGGGCGAGTCCGACTGGAACCCCACTGCCGAAACGCTGGGCAAGCTGGAGCGCTATCTGTCACGCGACCCGGCCGGCGTCATGGCAACGGCGGAAGAGATCATCAACGAGGCGCGCAACGGGCGGATGTACATCCTCGTCGATGACGAGGACCGCGAGAACGAGGGCGACCTGATCATCCCCGCGCAGATGGCGACCCCCGACGCGATCAACTTCATGGCCAAATACGGCCGTGGCCTCATCTGTCTGGCCATGACCAAGGACCGGGTCGAGCAGCTGGGCCTCAACCTCATGTCGCGCAACAACGGCACGCGCCACGAAACCGCGTTCACGGTATCGATCGAGGCGCGCACCGGTGTCACCACCGGCATCAGCGCGGCGGATCGCTCGCGCACCGTCACCGTGGCGATCGACCCGAGCAAGGGCCCGGAAGAGATCGTCACCCCCGGCCATGTCTTCCCGCTGATGGCGCGCGATGGCGGCGTCCTGGTGCGCGCAGGCCATACCGAGGCGGCAGTCGATGTCTCGCGCCTCGCCGGGCTCAACCCCTCAGGCGTGATCTGCGAGATCATGAACGATGATGGCACCATGGCGCGGCTCGATGACCTCATCGAATTCGCGCACATCCACGGCATGAAGATCGGCACGATCCGCGACCTCATCGCCTATCGCCGCCGCAACGACCATCTGGTCGAACGCCGCGCCGAAGCGCGCTTCACCAGCCGGCACGGCGGCGAGTGGAAGGCGATCGTCTTCTACAACAAGGCCGAGAAGAACGAGCAGATCGTGCTGCAAAAGGGCCATGTCGACCCCGACAAGCCGACCCTGGTACGGATGCATGTGCTGAGCCCGTTTTCGGACATTTTCGGCGAGACGGGGCCCCGCTCGGGCGTGCTGGGCAAGGCGATGGACCTGATCGGCGAGGAAGGCGCAGGCTTGGTCGTGCTGCTCAACCGGCATGGGATCAACAGCCTGAGCAATGCGGTGCGCATGAAATCGGGCGAGGCGGTGCCCGATATGGAGGAGCTGCGCGATTACGGCATCGGCGCGCAGATCCTCACCGAAATGGGCGTGAACGAGATGGAATTGCTCACCAACTCGCACCACAGCCTGGTGGCGCTCGATGGCTATGGCCTGTCGATCGTCGGCGAACGCGCTATCCCGCTCGATTGA
- the sufC gene encoding Fe-S cluster assembly ATPase SufC encodes MLQINNLHAQVGETSILKGLSLTINAGEIHAIMGPNGAGKSTLAYTLGGRPGYEVTEGSATFDGQDLLALEPHERAAAGLFLGFQYPVEIPGVSNLQFLRESLNSQRRARGEEPLSGAEFIKLAKEKARLLKMDMDMLKRPVNVGFSGGEKKRNEMVQMGIIDPKLALLDETDSGLDIDALRIVGEGINTIMRKPDKAVLLITHYQRLLDLVKPDFVHVLAGGRIVRSGGPELALELEEQGYEAVA; translated from the coding sequence ATGCTCCAAATTAACAACCTCCACGCCCAAGTCGGCGAAACGTCGATCCTCAAGGGCCTGTCGCTCACCATCAACGCGGGTGAGATTCACGCGATCATGGGGCCGAATGGCGCGGGCAAGTCGACGCTCGCCTATACTTTGGGCGGGCGGCCCGGGTATGAAGTGACTGAAGGCTCCGCGACCTTTGACGGCCAGGATTTGCTCGCGCTCGAACCGCACGAGCGTGCGGCGGCAGGGCTGTTCCTCGGCTTCCAGTATCCGGTCGAGATCCCCGGCGTGTCCAACCTGCAGTTCCTGCGCGAGAGCCTCAACTCGCAGCGCCGCGCGCGCGGGGAAGAGCCGCTGTCGGGCGCGGAATTCATCAAGCTCGCCAAGGAAAAGGCCAGGCTGCTCAAGATGGACATGGACATGCTCAAGCGGCCGGTGAACGTCGGCTTTTCGGGCGGCGAGAAGAAGCGCAACGAGATGGTGCAGATGGGGATCATCGACCCCAAGCTGGCTCTGCTCGACGAGACCGACAGCGGGCTCGACATCGACGCGCTGCGCATCGTCGGCGAGGGCATCAACACGATCATGCGCAAGCCCGACAAGGCAGTGCTGCTGATCACGCATTATCAGCGGCTTCTCGATCTGGTGAAGCCCGATTTCGTCCACGTGCTGGCCGGCGGTCGCATCGTGCGCAGCGGCGGGCCCGAGCTGGCGCTGGAGCTGGAAGAACAGGGGTACGAAGCCGTAGCTTGA
- a CDS encoding iron-sulfur cluster assembly accessory protein yields MTTTTRARPAALTLTASAEARIAHLMANAPEGAIGVKLSTPRRGCSGLAYSVDYVTEEVKFDEKIETPGGVFYVDGGSVLYLIGSVMDWVEDDFTAGFVFANPNAKGSCGCGESFTV; encoded by the coding sequence ATGACCACCACCACCCGTGCCCGGCCTGCTGCGCTGACGCTGACCGCGTCGGCCGAAGCCCGTATCGCGCATCTGATGGCGAACGCGCCTGAGGGGGCGATCGGGGTCAAGCTGTCCACCCCGCGCCGGGGCTGTTCGGGCCTGGCCTATTCGGTCGATTATGTCACCGAAGAGGTAAAGTTCGACGAGAAGATCGAGACGCCCGGCGGCGTGTTCTATGTCGATGGCGGATCGGTGCTGTACCTGATCGGATCGGTCATGGACTGGGTCGAGGACGATTTCACCGCAGGCTTCGTGTTCGCCAACCCCAATGCCAAGGGATCGTGCGGCTGCGGCGAGAGCTTCACCGTCTGA